From a single Arachis hypogaea cultivar Tifrunner chromosome 3, arahy.Tifrunner.gnm2.J5K5, whole genome shotgun sequence genomic region:
- the LOC112790930 gene encoding LIM domain-containing protein WLIM2b: MAFSGTQQKCKACDKVVHFVESQSADGAIYHKNCFRCSHCNGRLAISNYSSIEGVLYCKPHFEQLFKENGATLMRRSLSSGKQQQPDVPKKQPSRLASFFSGTQDKCSVCKKTVYPLEKLTVEGEFFHKSCFKCTHGGCSLNPSSYAALDGFLYCKPHFSQLFKEKGSYTHLSKTASLRKQQEEDKADKADTTEDTDPAAAPTSAEAAAEAEDAPVTPQDQ; the protein is encoded by the exons atggcaTTCAGCGGGACACAACAGAAATGTAAGGCTTGTGACAAAGTTGTTCATTTCGTTGAATCCCAATCTGCAGATGGCGCTATTTATCACAAGAACTGCTTCAGATGCAGCCACTGCAATGGCCGTCTCGCG atAAGCAACTACTCATCGATTGAGGGAGTTTTATATTGCAAGCCTCACTTTGAGCAACTTTTTAAGGAAAATGGTGCTACCTTGATGAGGAGATCGCTGTCAT CTGGAAAGCAACAACAGCCTGATGTG CCCAAGAAACAACCAAGCAGACTGGCCTCCTTCTTCTCTGGGACTCAGGATAAATGTTCAGTTTGTAAGAAAACTGTCTATCCATTGGAAAAG TTGACTGTGGAAGGGGAGTTTTTCCACAAATCATGCTTTAAGTGCACACATGGAGGGTGTTCCCTGAACCCTTCATCGTATGCAGCATTGGATGGATTCCTTTATTGCAAGCCACATTTCTCTCAGCTCTTCAAAGAGAAAGGTAGCTACACCCATCTCTCCAAGACAGCTTCCCTGAGGAAGCAGCAAGAAGAAGACAAGGCCGACAAAGCCGACACAACGGAAGACACAGACCCGGCCGCCGCACCCACATCGGCAGAGGCAGCAGCTGAAGCTGAGGATGCTCCCGTCACACCGCAAGATCAGTAA